A genomic stretch from Hoplias malabaricus isolate fHopMal1 chromosome 4, fHopMal1.hap1, whole genome shotgun sequence includes:
- the LOC136694902 gene encoding uridine phosphorylase 1-like — protein MYSGGTEKNEERYVNVKNPHLKSMKEDVLHHLNLGTATHDLPAMFGDVKFVCVGGSPWRMKEFIKYIAGQLGLASPDGEYPNLCEGTDRYAMYKIGPVLSVSHGIGVPSMSVMMHELIKLLHHAHCSDVIVVRLGTSGGIGLKPGTVVVTKQAVDATFQPQFEQWILGKPVVRGTELDAHLADELLLCGKEETIIIKFRIKIGQRNP, from the exons ATGTATTCGGGAGGCACTGAGAAGAATGAAGAAAG GTATGTTAATGTTAAAAACCCTCATCTGAAATCCATGAAAGAAGATGTTCTTCATCATTTAAATCTGGGAACAGCCACTCATGATCTACCAGCCATGTTTGGGGATGTCAAA tttgtgtgtgttgggggaagTCCATGGAGGATGAAAGAGTTTATTAAGTACATTGCTGGACAGCTGGGCTTAGCCAGTCCTGACGGAGAATACCCGAACCTCTGTGAGGGAACTGATCGATACGCCATGTACAAAATAGGACCAGTGCTGTCTGTCAGT CATGGTATTGGTGTACCCTCTATGTCTGTAATGATGCACGAACTTATCAAACTGCTGCACCACGCTCACTGCTCCGACGTCATTGTGGTGCGCCTCGGGACTTCTGGGGGAATAG GTTTGAAGCCAGGAACGGTGGTGGTGACCAAGCAAGCTGTAGATGCTACATTTCAACCCCAATTTGAGCAATGGATTCTAGGTAAACCTGTGGTGAGGGGCACTGAACTCGATGCACATTTAGCAGATGAGCTGCTCCTGTGCGGAAAGGAagaaactattattattaaattcagAATAAAAATAGGCCAGAGAAACCCATAA